The nucleotide sequence AAAAAAAAGAGTGGATGGACAGGATCACCTCAGAATACACATAACAAGATTTGTTAGGTTTGAATGGCTCCACGGGCATCCAAAGGATCTTTCTAGACGGATGTTCAAGAACCGAGAGGTCATCGAGCAGGACAAGGCCATGGTCGTCGTCATCATTACCAGGATGAGAGAACCTGGACTTCAGgtttaatattaaatatatttaatcatcGTTAATATGTTTGGTCATGGTTGTTGAGCCATCTCATTTCGGACCTAACAGGTTTTGTCACCTATATATTGTACCTGCCATATTTTTTTAGTGTAACCGTTCACATGGAAGCCGCTGGCGCCAACTCACATGGGCTGCCCCTCCTTTTCTCCCTTATAAACTCCCCCACCAATCAGTAATCTTTATCTTCGACAATGGAGACAATAACACTTGTGGTGGTTTTGATGGTAACATTCGCCGCCACCTGCGATTCCTCCTGCCAGTTGCTTCCACTCTAACCATCTGCTCCACCAACGGTCACGGCCTCTCACGAGCCCTTCAAAGAAGCAACTGGCAGGAGGAAGCGCAAGTGACGGTGAACATCACCACAAGAGCCATTGTCGAAGATGAAGATTACTGATTGGGGGGGAGTTTATAAGGGATAATAGGAGCGGCATCCCATGTGAGCTGGCGACGGCAACTTCTATGTTAACAATTACACTCGGAAAAAATGGTAGGGACAACTCACGGGTGAGTGGTGACAAAATCTGTTAGGTATGAAATGAAGGAGCTCAACAACCATGGCTAAATATATTAATGACGATTAAACATATTAAATATGTATAATATGTTTAATAATAAACCTCTtaaatatcaaaaattttaaaagaatagttttacttgcggtaaaataattaaatttgaatgaAAGAACAGTCTTCTAGCTATGCATACGTTTGGACCCAAAGTTGAGCTAGTACCTAGTCAAAGATTTTCCTTGATTTCAGTTAGAAGCTACTGAAACCTTTAACTTCATATGAAACTTGTACAAATTTCATTTCTTCACTTAAGAGAATGATCATAGTTCTGCTATCCCATCACTAGTAGCCGCTACACAGACTTGCTAAGAGCATGAAGAAACCCCCCAAATTAAATTCTGAGTCGACCTACTATTAACTGCTAGATCAGAGAACTGAGAACCCTAAACTGAAAGGAAATCGACTTGCGACCTCTTCTTCCGGCTACAACAATTTACCCAGCACAATTAGGATCCGAATAAAGTGCCAGAGAAGCATTTTCGACCACGAAACTCGAATCAAAACAAATTGCAAAACAAAAATCGAGACAGGGTGGATGAATCGCTTACTACACTGTTCTCGAACCGATCTTGTCTTCCACCTTTCTGTCCTAGCCTCTGGCCTCCACTGGAAAAGGCATGGATCTCGGATCTACCTCTCTTAGCTCATGATCATAAGATCACACATTATCAATTTTATTGTTGTGCTAGTTCCCCTTCAATAACAATTATTTCATAAAGATATTATTCAAATAGCACAATAGATTCAATAAATAACACATAATTCCACTAGTAATGAATATTTCGAAGATGGACTTGTGTTTTCAAATTTAGTTGATAGATAAATTAGAAGAAAAAATCGTCCACctaatatcaaaaataaataaataacacatGCAGAAGAAAAGCTAAAACCATTTACAATAGCTAATAAGGTAACCTGCCATGGTCAATCTTTCTATGATTCACAATCACACAAGAACTACAAGGTCGTTTATGAATAAGATTCACAAAGTTCCAACAATAAGAGATTACAAACAATTCCTGACATGATCAACTGGACGACTGACTACTCAGATTCAAAAGAATTGGCAATTCTTCTCGAGATGGTTCCAATGGAAATACATCACCCTAACACTAACTTTCGTAAGGTAATTTAGATTACTTTCAAGCAATTACAATTTATTAGTTTGAGTCGAGAAGTTAGTTAATGACTAAGTTTACCTAGGCCTGCAACTAGATGTCACCATTACATGAACTCAAAGATGTTGTAACCTCAGTTTCTTATTTGGCTCAGGGCAGTCATCGAGCAGGACAAggtcgtcgtcgtcgtcatcaTTACCAGGAACCGAGAGAACCTCATGGACTTCttgatttccttttctttctaATGTAGCAGACAGTTTTCTCTTAGTGCCAGGCATTGCTGCAGCTACATCAACCACTTTAGACTCTGTTACTTCTGTTATTATTGGACGATCAGCAGATGTGCTTGCTCCATTACTTTTAGCTGTATCGACTTTCTCAGGAGCTGTCCATCCTGATAAGACCATACGGTCGGGTTCTTTCTCTTCGTCAAAGTCATCCCTGCGTGAGTGAGTAGCAACAGTTGGTGATGATAACAACATATATTGCAGCACAAATACTAGACAATGGAAAGGTTAAAGATAAGGatatacaaaaaaaaaggaaagcatCGCTCGACCACCAGACAGCAGTACATCAACGACAAAAGATGCAATTAAATCAAACTAAACatgatcaagagatttttcttcATTTATATCTTGACAACACTACAGAAATATGCGTTGTTATGAATTCATCGCTTTACCCAACTCTACAATTGTCATTCTCTTCTACACCTTATTTCTAGTTGCATTCAAATTGACAGGGAAAACTGACACCATCCAACTCTCATCTCAGAATTTGACACAATGTTGTCAGTTTAGAAACCCTTGTCATGTGCAGGTAATCCACATCCATACCgagatttaaaatcatattgtgTCAGCGGGTCAGTCTATCAATCAACAGCCAGAATTAAACGTGCTGGAGGTGCTGGTGTTAGTGCCCCCCCCTTAAAGCACCTTGCAAGGCTGATCCTGCTGCTCACTGTAAGGCCTCCTGCTTCGAACATCATTGTGTGTCTTCTTCCAATTTGGATGTACCCTTGACTCCTCTTCTATTGAGCAGCATCCCGCATAGCCAATTGATAGATGTCGGTCTTCAGCGTACTCATGTTGACCTCTCCAACCTTCCTCTGATGTCGGCTGTGTGCAAGTGGTAGCTGGTGAGGATGCAAGTTGTGCAGTTGCTCAACCAGTGAGGGACCTGAAGAATGTAGACGATGCTGCAAGCTCTCTGGCCAACGGACTTCATCCTATGCTAGATCAAAAGCCAATTCCAGCATTCGTGTGTCTCAATGAGCAAACTCCAACATTTGCTCACAACTCAGTCTGCACACCTATAACACTAAAGGGTTTTGCATCCCGGTCAATTCCACAAGCTACTTGGCGCACATAATGAGATATTTCGCTTGTGCTGCTTTTACTAATTTCTACAAGTTCAAGGAGTTCCATACAACAAAACGGATGTGGCCGAATAGGGCTTAAATTTTGATGAGTATTACCTAGAATGGATAACAGATACCTGCCTAAGGACCAGAATGGTAGGTTCAACAAGTAACACTGCTTTCAACTGGCACAAGTTATTGAGCGGTAGTGCATGTACTGGTCCTAGCCTAGACAGCTATGCTGCCAGAAACTTAAAACATGAATGAAACAATGATGATATAGATGACTCTTTGATAGGCATTCTCATAAAAACTTAGCAGTTAGCCCAAAAGAGTCTCCGGAGGAACCATAAATATCGCTAGGACTAACAGGAAAGAGTACACCAGGTAGTAGTACTAGTTTGACGAGTAGTAGCAAAAAGACCTGTGTTTAATGTTTATATGACACTTCAACTCCTGCCGAAAATCTTCAATTGTGAGCATGGTGCCACCGGTAACTGGTGCAGGGAGATCTGCTAAGTTCTGAAAGATGAAGGTGCAGAACAAAATTGTAAGGAATTAAAGGATGTTGGGAAATAGAAAAAACCATGCCAGAACAGATGACAACCTTGTCGAGGTTCAAGGCATAATTAGCAGCAACATCTTCCTCCAGATCATCACCATCCTCATAGATAAGGGTTGTACCTTGCATTACCATGGGCTGATTCATCCCCAATTTGACTTTTATTATCTTTTCAACAATGTCTCTCAGAGTTGTGTTTCGAGTGTTGACTTCAAGAAGTAAGGGTGTCTGTTTACAATAAACATCGTTAAAGAGGACACAAAGAAACAACAAAAAAAGAGTGGATGGACAGGCTCACCTCAGAACACACATAACAAGATTTGTTAGGTTCAAATGGCTCCACGGGCATCAAAAGCATCTTGCTAGACGGATGCTCAAGACAATAGGTCATCCTGAATAAGTCAATACATTTATAAATGCCCACTGATTATGATTAGTATAAGTATtaataccaaaaaaaaaagacATAACTCAAGTCTACCAAAGAATCAAATCAATAGAGACAGTCGAAGTCATAGATGGGAAGAAACACAGTGCACAGAAGGGCAGTTGCAAACTTGCAATACATGAAGCTTTTGAATGCAAAGCAACTTTATCGTGCACCAAATTACACATTTTATTACACAGCTTATTGTTAACGATAAAATTGTCGAAAATATAAACTTATTAGCTTAATATATGTAAACATCAAGAAAAGGTAGGTATGGATTCTAAGAAATTTTGACCATGGTGTGATTCATTTGTAACAGCTAAAAAAATTaggtaaaaaaatatatagatacaTACCACCCAGCCAGGAAAAGTTCGAGTGCATTTCAATACGTGAGACTAGCGCAGTACTGAAAGTTACCTAGCCTCCGAGTCAACAGCTATGAAAATAATAGCTTCATATTCATCAGAAGGTGAACCGACATACTCCACATTTGAGAGTTCTCAGATATGGAATGAATGAAATATTACAATAAATTTCAAATATTAGTTCCTTCTCCGAGGTAAGTGCCTAGGCTAGCACTTAAAATGCCAAGTGCTTttggatgatattattttgaaatgaagaaaaaagtATGACAGGCATTGACTGAGGTTCGTTAAAACATACCTATAATTCTCAAAATCAGCCTGGAGCACCTTGATtgtttcaatcacaatcaaaccAGCAATAATAGCATTAGTTGTTGCAACAGCATGCACAATGTTGCCAGCAATTCCTTTAGTATCAAATAGGCTATGTAAAGGTATCCCAAAGGAAGATGCCCTAATGTTCGCTGCAGCAGTAACAAATTCTACAGCCATTTGATCATCTTTGTCAAAAGTAAGGCTTCCAATGTCCTGAAAGTCCAAAGAGATTTATAATCAGGCAATCTGGAAATAGAGTCAGCATAACATATTGACAAGCAACGCAAGAAGGACCTTCTCTCGCTTCTCAATAAATAACTGTAATGCTTCTAAAAACACTCTTGAATTCTCAGCAAGATTCCAAACCTCCTGTGGGTTATTCAAACCGAGAGAAGGCATGACAGACAATGATAAATCATCAGTCAAGCAACTTTTTTCAAGGTTACCATTCTGCAAGATGAGTTTCTCAGGAAGCACATCTCTAAGAAAGGTCGGTCTAGGCCGTCTTCTGCTTTTCCATGTTTCTTCATTAGCCAAAGCAGCTTCAATGTTATAACCAAAAACATGGTCATAGATTTTTTTTCCATACTGATCAGGATCCTCGTCTGGGCCTCGTTCAAATATGTCTTCCATAGGCTTTTCCAAATCAGACGCATCACTACTACGTACAAAGAGATCATTCTCTTGACTTTTATCGCCAAACAATTTTGCAAAAAGCAGGTCCTTTGCCCAAACTACACAGTGAATAAACTGTAACATACAAAGCAAATAATAGAAGGTAAAAGTCACTAGCcaataagcaaaaaaaaaaaaaaaaaaaaaaaatgaagctaCAAATCCATGTAGTAC is from Zingiber officinale cultivar Zhangliang chromosome 7B, Zo_v1.1, whole genome shotgun sequence and encodes:
- the LOC122007237 gene encoding SUMO-activating enzyme subunit 2-like codes for the protein MGSDSEAEAIKRAKVLMVGAGGIGCELLKTLALSGFQDIHIIDMDTIEVSNLNRQFLFRQKHVGQSKAKVARDAVLKFVPHINITPYHANVKDPDFNVDFFKQFNVVLNGLDNLDARRHVNRLCLAAEVPLVESGTTGFLGQVTVHIKGRTECYECQQKPTPKTYPVCTITSTPSKFIHCVVWAKDLLFAKLFGDKSQENDLFVRSSDASDLEKPMEDIFERGPDEDPDQYGKKIYDHVFGYNIEAALANEETWKSRRRPRPTFLRDVLPEKLILQNGNLEKSCLTDDLSLSVMPSLGLNNPQEVWNLAENSRVFLEALQLFIEKREKDIGSLTFDKDDQMAVEFVTAAANIRASSFGIPLHSLFDTKGIAGNIVHAVATTNAIIAGLIVIETIKVLQADFENYRMTYCLEHPSSKMLLMPVEPFEPNKSCYVCSETPLLLEVNTRNTTLRDIVEKIIKVKLGMNQPMVMQGTTLIYEDGDDLEEDVAANYALNLDKNLADLPAPVTGGTMLTIEDFRQELKCHINIKHRDDFDEEKEPDRMVLSGWTAPEKVDTAKSNGASTSADRPIITEVTESKVVDVAAAMPGTKRKLSATLERKGNQEVHEVLSVPGNDDDDDDLVLLDDCPEPNKKLRLQHL